One Deinococcus planocerae DNA segment encodes these proteins:
- a CDS encoding glutaredoxin family protein produces MLEITLYTVPNCADCQAIKRLLIHQGATFTEKNVRGDPQALAEMQARAQVRIAPVTVIGEQAFYGPFDDQRPQILAALRGESAPS; encoded by the coding sequence ATGCTCGAGATCACGCTCTACACCGTCCCGAACTGCGCGGACTGCCAGGCCATCAAGCGGCTGCTGATCCACCAGGGCGCCACCTTCACCGAGAAGAACGTGCGCGGGGACCCGCAGGCCCTGGCCGAGATGCAGGCCAGGGCTCAGGTCCGCATCGCCCCCGTCACCGTCATCGGCGAGCAGGCCTTTTACGGTCCCTTCGACGACCAGCGCCCCCAGATTCTGGCGGCCCTGCGGGGAGAGAGCGCCCCCTCTTGA
- a CDS encoding heavy metal translocating P-type ATPase — MTASPPRPDAPLPETAHLTYFVDGMDCASCVQKVERMMATLPGASGVKTSFNKQTLDLDLDETRTSRTTLERNLQALGYAPELLSRAAPPTPMEDLSHLTYFVDGMDCASCVQKVERMMATVPGASGVKTSFSKQTLELDLDERQTPRALLERNLQSLGYTPSLQGGAASPSAAKSHEGHDHAGHDHHDHDHGSHDHDHGGHGHTHEIPKPGQPWYATGQGKLVVTSGVLLALAWLFGFIEPQFATVGFIAATLLGVWPLAKKAVASARFGDYFSINTLVSLAAIGAILIGEAAEGAVVVFFFAVGELLEGVAAGRARAGIQALAALAPKTALLVEGQGTREVPADALRVGQTVQVNPGARVPADGTILSGTSSLDDSPVTGESVPVVKSAGNTVYAGSINTDGVLTVRVDKAASDNTIARIIHMVEEAEGSKAPTARFIDRFSRYYTPGVVAVSALVALVPPLFFGAQWHPWLYKGIALLLIGCPCALVLSVPAAITSGISAGTRRGLLIKGGAALESIGSVKTVAFDKTGTLTAGKPRVTDVVGQDQGEVLRLAAAVESGSSHPLAKAITDAAKGSKLTLPAAVNAQAIPGKAVTATVEGRTLSVSSPRYAATLTTLPADLSARIETFEGQGRTAVVLLDGQAPLGVIAIRDEPRPDAREAVAQLRGLGVQTVMLTGDNARTGQAIASDLGMDVRAELLPEDKLRLIADLKARGGVAMVGDGINDAPALAQSDVGIAMGGGTDVALETADAALLRERVTGVADLVALSRATMQNIKVNIAFALGLKAIFLVTTLLGYTNLWMAILADTGATAIVTANALRLLRWKGSGPAAPRSVTAAPTPSRA, encoded by the coding sequence ATGACGGCCTCACCCCCCCGCCCAGATGCCCCTTTGCCGGAGACCGCTCACCTGACCTACTTCGTGGACGGGATGGACTGCGCGAGTTGCGTGCAGAAAGTCGAGCGCATGATGGCCACGCTGCCCGGCGCGAGCGGCGTCAAAACGAGTTTCAACAAGCAGACGCTCGACCTGGACCTCGACGAGACCCGGACTTCACGCACGACCCTGGAACGAAATCTCCAGGCGCTGGGCTACGCGCCTGAATTGCTGAGCCGTGCCGCCCCCCCCACCCCGATGGAGGACCTCTCCCACCTGACCTACTTCGTGGACGGGATGGACTGCGCGAGTTGCGTGCAGAAGGTCGAACGCATGATGGCCACCGTGCCTGGCGCGAGCGGCGTGAAGACCAGCTTCAGCAAGCAGACCCTGGAACTCGACCTCGACGAGCGCCAGACCCCTCGCGCCCTGCTGGAGCGCAACCTGCAGTCCCTGGGCTACACCCCTTCCCTGCAGGGAGGAGCGGCCTCTCCGTCCGCCGCCAAGAGCCACGAGGGCCATGACCACGCGGGGCATGACCACCACGACCACGATCACGGCAGCCACGATCACGACCACGGGGGTCATGGTCACACCCACGAGATTCCCAAACCGGGTCAGCCCTGGTACGCGACCGGGCAGGGCAAGCTGGTCGTGACCTCCGGCGTGCTGCTCGCCCTGGCCTGGCTGTTCGGCTTTATCGAGCCTCAATTCGCCACCGTCGGTTTTATCGCCGCGACTCTGCTGGGCGTGTGGCCGCTGGCGAAGAAGGCGGTGGCGAGTGCCCGCTTCGGTGACTACTTCAGCATCAACACGCTGGTGAGTCTCGCCGCCATTGGCGCCATCCTGATCGGCGAGGCGGCCGAGGGCGCCGTCGTCGTGTTCTTCTTCGCGGTGGGAGAACTCCTGGAGGGCGTCGCCGCCGGGCGGGCCCGCGCCGGGATTCAGGCGCTCGCGGCGCTGGCTCCCAAGACGGCCCTGCTGGTCGAGGGCCAGGGCACCCGCGAGGTGCCTGCCGACGCCCTGCGGGTCGGGCAGACCGTGCAGGTGAACCCCGGGGCGCGGGTGCCCGCCGACGGCACCATCCTGAGCGGCACCTCCAGTCTCGACGACAGCCCCGTGACGGGGGAGAGCGTCCCAGTCGTGAAGAGCGCCGGGAACACCGTCTACGCGGGCAGCATCAACACCGACGGGGTGCTGACCGTGCGGGTGGACAAGGCGGCCAGCGACAACACCATCGCCCGGATCATCCATATGGTCGAGGAGGCCGAGGGCAGCAAGGCGCCCACCGCGCGCTTCATCGACCGCTTCAGCCGGTACTACACCCCGGGGGTGGTGGCGGTGTCCGCCCTGGTCGCCTTGGTTCCGCCCCTGTTCTTCGGTGCCCAGTGGCACCCCTGGCTCTACAAGGGGATCGCCCTGCTGCTGATCGGTTGCCCCTGCGCCCTGGTGCTGAGCGTGCCCGCCGCCATCACCAGCGGCATCAGCGCGGGAACCCGCCGTGGGCTGCTGATCAAGGGCGGGGCCGCGCTGGAGAGCATCGGGAGCGTCAAGACGGTCGCGTTCGACAAGACCGGGACGCTGACCGCCGGGAAGCCGCGCGTGACCGACGTGGTGGGGCAAGACCAAGGCGAGGTCCTGCGCCTCGCCGCCGCCGTGGAGTCGGGCAGCAGCCACCCGCTGGCCAAGGCCATCACCGACGCCGCGAAGGGGAGCAAGCTCACCCTCCCCGCCGCCGTGAACGCCCAGGCCATCCCGGGCAAGGCCGTGACCGCCACCGTCGAGGGCCGCACGCTGAGCGTCAGCTCCCCCCGGTACGCCGCGACCCTGACGACCCTCCCCGCCGACCTGAGCGCCCGCATCGAGACCTTCGAGGGGCAGGGCCGGACCGCCGTGGTGCTGCTGGACGGGCAGGCCCCCCTCGGCGTCATCGCCATCCGCGACGAGCCGCGGCCCGACGCCCGGGAGGCCGTCGCGCAACTCCGCGGGCTGGGCGTGCAGACCGTGATGCTCACCGGGGACAACGCCCGCACCGGGCAGGCCATCGCCTCCGACTTGGGCATGGACGTGCGGGCCGAACTGCTGCCTGAAGACAAGCTGCGCCTGATCGCGGACTTGAAGGCCCGGGGCGGGGTGGCGATGGTGGGGGACGGCATCAACGACGCCCCCGCCCTGGCCCAGTCGGACGTGGGCATTGCGATGGGCGGCGGCACCGACGTGGCCCTGGAGACCGCCGACGCCGCCCTGCTGCGTGAGCGGGTCACCGGCGTGGCGGACCTGGTGGCGCTGTCCCGGGCGACCATGCAGAATATCAAGGTGAACATCGCCTTCGCGCTGGGCCTCAAGGCGATCTTCCTGGTCACGACCCTGCTGGGCTACACCAACCTGTGGATGGCGATTCTGGCCGACACGGGCGCCACCGCCATCGTTACGGCGAACGCCCTGCGCCTGCTGCGCTGGAAGGGGAGTGGTCCCGCCGCCCCCCGCAGCGTCACCGCCGCCCCGACCCCCAGCCGGGCCTGA
- a CDS encoding DUF2171 domain-containing protein has translation MTMQSQIKPGMPVKCADGMDHGQVDGVDGEYIKLSGGDSAQPHWLPMSAVDHVDQHVHLNLGHEQVHQEWLSEDPHPEHRQ, from the coding sequence ATGACGATGCAGTCGCAGATCAAGCCAGGCATGCCGGTGAAGTGTGCGGACGGAATGGACCACGGCCAGGTGGACGGCGTGGACGGGGAGTACATCAAGCTCTCCGGGGGCGATTCCGCACAGCCGCACTGGCTGCCCATGAGTGCCGTGGACCATGTGGATCAGCACGTCCACCTGAACCTGGGCCACGAACAGGTCCACCAGGAGTGGCTGAGTGAGGACCCCCATCCCGAACACCGCCAGTGA